In Deferribacterota bacterium, the following proteins share a genomic window:
- a CDS encoding 4Fe-4S binding protein translates to MKAENVLVNVKWCKGCGICVELCPTNALELKDFKAHVKDLEKCIACMQCELRCPDFAIEVIKKEKVRS, encoded by the coding sequence ATGAAAGCAGAAAATGTGTTAGTAAATGTTAAATGGTGCAAAGGGTGTGGAATATGTGTTGAATTGTGCCCAACTAATGCACTTGAATTAAAAGATTTTAAAGCACATGTGAAAGATCTTGAAAAATGTATTGCATGTATGCAATGTGAATTAAGATGCCCAGATTTTGCAATTGAAGTTATTAAAAAGGAGAAGGTTAGGAGTTAA